The proteins below are encoded in one region of Neodiprion virginianus isolate iyNeoVirg1 chromosome 7, iyNeoVirg1.1, whole genome shotgun sequence:
- the LOC124309158 gene encoding transmembrane emp24 domain-containing protein bai isoform X1 produces MAGKTLVAVALLSLFANVRAIMFYLEPNAEKCLREEVQANVLVSGEYEVSEATGQTANFIVTDSKGHTLSKKEDISRGKFSFVTETFDTFQICFTSHVPPHMRGIKQEVALNIKRGIEAKSYEGIGEAAKLKPMEVELKRLEDLSESIVQAFSWMRKNEEEMRDTNESTNSRVLYFSIFSMCCLLGLATWQVLYLRRFFKAKKLIDISRSRDC; encoded by the exons ATGGCGGGCAAGACTCTCGTCGCCGTTGCGCTTCTCTCCCTTTTCGCAAACGTACGGGCGATTATGTTCTACTTAGAGCCCAACGCCGAGAAGTGTTTGAGGGAAGAAGTTCAGGCCAACGTTCTTGTCTCCGGTGAATACGAGGTTTCTGAAGCTACTGGACAGACTGCTAATTTCATC GTAACCGACTCCAAAGGACACACACTTTCCAAAAAGGAAGATATTTCACGTGGAAAGTTTTCCTTTGTCACCGAAACCTTCGACACCTTCCAAATATGCTTCACATCTCATGTTCCCCCTC ATATGCGAGGAATAAAGCAAGAAGTCGCGTTGAATATCAAGCGAGGGATTGAGGCGAAAAGCTACGAAGGG ATTGGCGAAGCAGCCAAGCTTAAACCTATGGAAGTGGAGCTGAAGCGTCTTGAGGATTTATCCGAATCCATTGTTCAGGCCTTTTCCTGGATGCGCAAAAACGAGGAAGAGATGAGAGACACAAATG AGTCGACTAACAGTAGAGTATTGTACTTCAGCATATTCTCAATGTGTTGTCTCCTGGGTCTGGCGACCTGGCAGGTTCTCTATTTGCGGCGTTTTTTCAAAGCGAAGAAACTGATCGA tattaGCCGGTCTCGGGACTGCTAG
- the LOC124309138 gene encoding zinc finger protein 678-like, whose translation MSKAESVSTLSNDDDEMDDLDGSIIWSQDDPVSSNEMMEIEDSIGPGGDTANLLCRLCAGRAIDPIYIYSEIGESMKLAHKMNTCLSIKIRRTDPLPKQVCLDCAEKIMYCNDFDTQCIKAEETLLMMLREKQRFEIPELITNEILCDEKSCPLCLNGRMTTGPPNRTDPISAELYDSDIVLDSSDEERAYEELKAERESGGTSIMLQCLGNRQQYLKCGACMNLYHTKETLDSHKCKPNVQSTSKPYKCAICSVTFTFEERLNFHMRFHARAKALYCEICKITFGKELKLFYHYKRYHCEATTVSCLQCGKLFENQLALRTHVCVDGKTRPHICEVCNKGFSDGYTLKRHVVTHLPEKPYKCGQCAKSFTQKSRLNKHIAGHGVVIEESQTTWKCVQCGEAFATCDDADNHYKTHDEKITLIEELTASKMYHCEFCNSFFSDLDNLKTHQNLHSVEKPYSCNQCMTVYKSYAEAVLHWKEHPRIFKVSIAFSCDICSKDMKELSLLYKHKQKRHHYIPRRSESGDLKFICELCGSVFDKMTEVQEHGREQCSKFPCDICGSLLPTANSLNAHKRRHSGLRPYVCNICGKSYTQSSHMWTHKRFHMGVKPYACEYCDQRFTIKPDLADHTRKKHTRERPFKCDVCHKAFLTGSVFYQHRLIHRGDRRYKCHYCEKAFTRTEALNNHIKIHTGEKPHACDVCGRCFRQKGDMRKHRRTQHVPKHEVV comes from the exons ATGTCGAAGGCGGAATCTGTGAGTACGCTGAgtaacgacgacgacgagatgGACGATTTGGACGGATCAATAATTTGGTCCCAGGACGATCCAGTATCCTCTAACGAGATGATGGAAATTGAAGATAGTATCGGCCCAGGAGGAGATACTGCTAATTTGCTGTGCAGACTGTGCGCAGGCAGAGCTATCGAtcccatatacatatactcgGAAATTGGTGAATCGATGAAATTGGCACACAAAATGAACACCTGCCTTAGCATAAAG ATTCGCAGGACCGATCCGCTACCTAAGCAAGTGTGCCTGGATTGCGCGGAGAAGATAATGTACTGCAACGACTTTGACACTCAGTGTATAAAGGCGGAGGAAACACTGTTGATGATGTTGCGAGAGAAGCAGCGTTTTGAAATTCCGGAACTAATAACGAACGAGATATTGTGCGACGAGAAGTCGTGTCCGCTGTGCTTGAATGGACGAATGACAACAGGTCCACCTAACCGGACAGATCCAATATCTGCGGAATTGTACGACAGCGATATCGTGCTGGACAGCAGCGACGAGGAGAGAGCGTACGAAGAACTGAAGGCGGAGAGGGAATCTGGCGGAACTTCGATAATGCTTCAGTGCCTGGGTAACAGGCAGCAGTACCTCAAGTGCGGAGCCTGCATGAATTTGTACCACACCAAAGAAACCCTCGACAGCCACAAGTGTAAGCCAAACGTCCAGAGCACCTCGAAACCCTACAAATGCGCGATCTGCTCGGTTACATTTACTTTTGAGGAGAGACTCAATTTCCACATGAGGTTTCACGCCAGAGCCAAAGCTCTCTATTGCGAGATTTGCAAAATAACGTTTGGCAAGGAGTTGAAGCTGTTTTATCACTACAAGAGGTACCATTGCGAGGCGACAACCGTATCCTGCCTACAATGCGGCAAACTGTTTGAAAACCAGTTGGCGCTAAGAACGCATGTTTGCGTCGATGGAAAGACGAGGCCTCACATCTGCGAGGTTTGTAACAAGGGTTTCTCGGATGGCTACACCTTGAAACGCCACGTTGTGACGCACCTACCCGAAAAACCGTACAAATGCGGTCAGTGCGCGAAGAGTTTCACGCAGAAGTCAAGGTTGAACAAACACATAGCGGGACACGGCGTTGTCATCGAGGAGTCACAGACCACCTGGAAGTGCGTTCAATGCGGGGAGGCGTTTGCCACCTGCGACGACGCCGACAATCACTACAAAACgcacgatgaaaaaataactctAATCGAGGAGCTGACCGCATCAAAAATGTACCACTGTGAATTCTGCAACAGTTTTTTCTCCGATTTGGACAACCTAAAAACACACCAGAATTTACATTCAGTGGAAAAACCATATAGCTGTAACCAGTGCATGACCGTTTACAAGTCGTACGCGGAAGCGGTTCTGCACTGGAAGGAACATCCAAGGATCTTCAAAGTGTCGATCGCCTTCTCATGCGACATTTGCAGTAAGGACATGAAGGAACTCTCGTTACTCTACAAGCACAAGCAAAAGCGACACCACTACATACCGAGGAGGTCAGAGAGCGGGGATCTCAAGTTTATCTGCGAACTGTGCGGCAGTGTGTTCGACAAGATGACTGAGGTCCAGGAACACGGCAGAGAGCAGTGCTCCAAGTTTCCATGCGATATATGCGGCAGCCTGTTGCCCACGGCCAATTCCCTCAATGCTCATAAAAGGCGTCACAGCGGACTCAGGCCCTATGTCTGCAACATCTGTGGAAAAAGCTACACCCAGTCTAGTCACATGTGGACGCACAAGAGATTCCACATGGGGGTGAAACCCTACGCTTGCGAGTATTGCGATCAAAGATTCACAATAAAACCTGACCTGGCCGACCATACGAGGAAGAAACACACCAGGGAGAGACCGTTCAAGTGTGACGTTTGCCACAAAGCTTTTCTCACAG GTTCCGTGTTTTATCAACACCGGCTGATTCACAGAGGAGATAGGAGGTACAAATGTCACTACTGCGAAAAGGCGTTCACCAGAACCGAGGCtctcaataatcatattaaAATACATACAGGAGAAAAACCTCATGCATGTGACGTGTGCGGAAGATGCTTCAGGCAGAAGGGTGACATGCGTAAACATCGAAGAACACAACATGTTCCGAAACACGAAGTTGTGTGA
- the LOC124309158 gene encoding transmembrane emp24 domain-containing protein bai isoform X3 yields the protein MAGKTLVAVALLSLFANVRAIMFYLEPNAEKCLREEVQANVLVSGEYEVSEATGQTANFIVTDSKGHTLSKKEDISRGKFSFVTETFDTFQICFTSHVPPHMRGIKQEVALNIKRGIEAKSYEGIGEAAKLKPMEVELKRLEDLSESIVQAFSWMRKNEEEMRDTNVLAGLGTARIMKLPPFDSFGNA from the exons ATGGCGGGCAAGACTCTCGTCGCCGTTGCGCTTCTCTCCCTTTTCGCAAACGTACGGGCGATTATGTTCTACTTAGAGCCCAACGCCGAGAAGTGTTTGAGGGAAGAAGTTCAGGCCAACGTTCTTGTCTCCGGTGAATACGAGGTTTCTGAAGCTACTGGACAGACTGCTAATTTCATC GTAACCGACTCCAAAGGACACACACTTTCCAAAAAGGAAGATATTTCACGTGGAAAGTTTTCCTTTGTCACCGAAACCTTCGACACCTTCCAAATATGCTTCACATCTCATGTTCCCCCTC ATATGCGAGGAATAAAGCAAGAAGTCGCGTTGAATATCAAGCGAGGGATTGAGGCGAAAAGCTACGAAGGG ATTGGCGAAGCAGCCAAGCTTAAACCTATGGAAGTGGAGCTGAAGCGTCTTGAGGATTTATCCGAATCCATTGTTCAGGCCTTTTCCTGGATGCGCAAAAACGAGGAAGAGATGAGAGACACAAATG tattaGCCGGTCTCGGGACTGCTAGAATCATGAAATTGCCGCCGTTCGATAGTTTCGGAAACGCCTGA
- the LOC124309157 gene encoding AN1-type zinc finger protein 2A-like, translating into MEFPNLGEHCSEKTCNRLQFLPLKCDACEAIFCTDHISYTSHTCPSAYKKDVQVPVCPLCNAPVPSKRSDPPDLAVSLHIDNDCQADRAKSRRKVFTNKCTSKGCKIKEIVAVKCGDCGKNFCLKHRHPCDHACVGKEETVRQRRIEALNKQAESRVPQNNQNANSSLFRNLQGTISEDEALARALQASLQDEENAGRIESCQEEEIPLGNKGRCMLS; encoded by the coding sequence ATGGAGTTTCCAAACTTGGGTGAACATTGCTCCGAAAAAACCTGCAACCGTCTCCAGTTTCTGCCCCTGAAGTGCGACGCCTGCGAGGCGATATTCTGCACCGATCACATATCCTACACCAGTCACACGTGTCCAAGTGCCTATAAGAAGGACGTTCAAGTGCCTGTATGTCCGCTCTGCAACGCCCCAGTGCCTTCGAAGCGATCCGATCCACCCGATCTCGCGGTAAGTCTGCATATAGACAACGACTGTCAGGCAGATCGTGCCAAAAGCAGGAGGAAAGTCTTCACCAACAAGTGTACGTCCAAGGGCTGCAAAATCAAGGAAATCGTCGCGGTTAAATGCGGGGACTGCGGGAAAAACTTTTGCTTGAAACACCGGCATCCCTGCGATCACGCTTGTGTGGGAAAAGAGGAAACCGTGCGTCAGCGGAGGATTGAAGCTCTTAACAAACAGGCCGAGAGTCGAGTCCCACAGAATAATCAAAATGCCAATTCTAGCCTGTTTAGGAATCTTCAGGGAACTATCAGCGAGGACGAAGCCTTGGCCAGGGCCTTACAAGCCTCTCTTCAAGATGAAGAAAATGCTGGGAGGATCGAGTCTTGTCAAGAGGAAGAGATTCCACTCGGGAACAAAGGCAGATGCATGCTCTCTTAG
- the LOC124309155 gene encoding RNA transcription, translation and transport factor protein has product MFKRKLKALDYIDRDKINANDPQHFRKLVVWLEDQKIRHYKIEDRKDIRDINSTSWPETFKRYCEDVACPITTQPVDQLEWLIGFAIKLEFEDNYKKYQPITGKSLKDMNKPVAPNIKSSNPLDNLDFHSAEFKNGIEELRKLLCIPRHSDHLVTLQACSKIVCKRLNAEALLNPKSIVLKGKEFPILEAELGFNMGDPVLNNAAKILRLLYIQDLRDLQTRINETIVSVQNITANPRTDTKLGKVGR; this is encoded by the exons ATGTttaagagaaaattgaaagcgCTAGATTACATAGACCGGGATAAGATAAACGCGAATG ACCCACAACACTTTCGCAAACTGGTCGTCTGGCTCGAAGACCAAAAGATACGTCACTACAAAATTGAAGATCGAAAGGATATCAGAGATATAAATTCAACCAGTTGGCCCGAAACGTTCAAGAGGTATTGCGAGGACGTCGCTTGTCCGATAACTACCCAGCCCGTGGATCAGCTCGAATGGTTGATTGGGTTTGCCATCAAACTGGAGTTCGAGGATAACT ATAAAAAGTATCAACCGATAACAGGCAAGAGTTTGAAAGATATGAATAAACCGGTAGCACCCAACATAAAATCATCAAACCCGTTGGACAATCTGGACT TTCACAGTGCAGAGTTTAAGAACGGAATCGAAGAATTACGAAAGCTACTTTGCATTCCTCGACATTCAGATCACCTTGTAACTCTGCAAGCGTGCAGTAAAATAGTTTGCAAGAGACTGAATGCAGAAGCTTTATTAAATCCAAAATCGATAGTGTTAAAGGGAAAAGAGTTTCCGATATTGGAAGCTGAGTTGGGATTCAATATGGGAGATCCAGTTCTGAATAATGCGGCAAAAATCTTGAGATTGCTGTACATTCAGGATTTGAGGGACCTTCAAACACGAATAAATGAAACAATCGTCAGTGTTCAAAATATCACTGCAAATCCAAGGACTGATACGAAGCTTGGAAAAGTTGGAAGATAA
- the LOC124309158 gene encoding transmembrane emp24 domain-containing protein bai isoform X2 encodes MAGKTLVAVALLSLFANVRAIMFYLEPNAEKCLREEVQANVLVSGEYEVSEATGQTANFIVTDSKGHTLSKKEDISRGKFSFVTETFDTFQICFTSHVPPHMRGIKQEVALNIKRGIEAKSYEGIGEAAKLKPMEVELKRLEDLSESIVQAFSWMRKNEEEMRDTNESTNSRVLYFSIFSMCCLLGLATWQVLYLRRFFKAKKLIE; translated from the exons ATGGCGGGCAAGACTCTCGTCGCCGTTGCGCTTCTCTCCCTTTTCGCAAACGTACGGGCGATTATGTTCTACTTAGAGCCCAACGCCGAGAAGTGTTTGAGGGAAGAAGTTCAGGCCAACGTTCTTGTCTCCGGTGAATACGAGGTTTCTGAAGCTACTGGACAGACTGCTAATTTCATC GTAACCGACTCCAAAGGACACACACTTTCCAAAAAGGAAGATATTTCACGTGGAAAGTTTTCCTTTGTCACCGAAACCTTCGACACCTTCCAAATATGCTTCACATCTCATGTTCCCCCTC ATATGCGAGGAATAAAGCAAGAAGTCGCGTTGAATATCAAGCGAGGGATTGAGGCGAAAAGCTACGAAGGG ATTGGCGAAGCAGCCAAGCTTAAACCTATGGAAGTGGAGCTGAAGCGTCTTGAGGATTTATCCGAATCCATTGTTCAGGCCTTTTCCTGGATGCGCAAAAACGAGGAAGAGATGAGAGACACAAATG AGTCGACTAACAGTAGAGTATTGTACTTCAGCATATTCTCAATGTGTTGTCTCCTGGGTCTGGCGACCTGGCAGGTTCTCTATTTGCGGCGTTTTTTCAAAGCGAAGAAACTGATCGAGTAA